Proteins encoded by one window of Ictidomys tridecemlineatus isolate mIctTri1 chromosome 7, mIctTri1.hap1, whole genome shotgun sequence:
- the LOC144365547 gene encoding uncharacterized protein LOC144365547, with protein sequence MDWSSRAELAAPRTLPAAAEEQRRRVPTYHGLNHRPESAPAGGGEAAAHRLAPRPGPPAPPRPPAGRGARCPAGPQVPALSLGVSGPGPGLRGPGSRRRPRSGAMVGSGSPHAAHSLE encoded by the coding sequence ATGGACTGGAGTTCGCGCGCGGAGCTGGCGGCGCCGCGGACTCTCCCGGCGGCAGCGGAGGAGCAGCGCCGCCGCGTCCCCACCTACCACGGCCTCAACCACCGCCCCGAGAGCGCGCCGGCCGGGGGCGGGGAGGCGGCCGCGCACCGCCTCGCGCCGCGCCCAGGCCCACCCGCGCCTCCCCGCCCTCCTGCTGGGCGCGGCGCCCGCTGCCCCGCCGGCCCGCAGGTCCCCGCGCTCTCCCTCGGGGTCTCCGGGCCGGGGCCTGGGCTGCGCGGCCCGGGGAGCCGCCGGCGCCCCCGCTCTGGTGCAATGGTTGGGTCTGGCAGCCCGCATGCCGCACATTCCTTGGAGTAG